aaaaatcagagagggtgacaaagcatgagagactcctaactctgggaaacgaacaagggatagtggaaggggtggtggtgggggattggggtgactgggtgatgggcactgagtagggcacttgatgggatgagcactgggtatcatactataggttggcaaatcaaactccaataaaaaaacataccaaaaaaattacttttttttttttttttggcggagGACTCACTGAACTTTTTCGGTCTATAGTTAGTATTTTGGATGTGTCTGGTTGAGATATTAGAATAAATCCTAGTGGCTAAAGCATGTGAAGCTTGGAAAAGCTAAAAGTAAGTCATTGGAAGCAAGTAGAGATAGTGAAATTCAGAAAAGCAGAATGAAACCTTCTGTTTTCATTATGCTGTTACTGcatccttttatttgtttaaattgtgTGCTTTtccccctcacctgccccctgGATCTTCAGAAAGGAGCTCATTGCCAAGCTGGATCAAGCAGAAAGGGAGAAGGTGGATGCTGCTCAGCTGGCCCGGGAATTCGAGGCTCTGATGGAGGAGAACAGGACGTTGAAGTTGGCTCAGTCCCAATGTGTAGAACAGCTGGAAAAACTTAGAATACAGTATCAGAAGAGACAGGGCTCGTCCTAACTTTAAACGATCCAATGTGAGCATCAAAGGTCGGTGACTGCTGTGTGCTggccaaagatttttatttgaaagggatAGTGTGTAAAactttattgtttctttattgtaataaaaattacCCACGTGACAAATGTCTATCATGAATTTGACGCTTGCCAGATCGAGTTTGAGAGAGggcatattttattctaaataagaTGATGAAAGCAAACCTATTGCCAATATATGTTTTCGGAGATCATGATT
This genomic window from Canis lupus familiaris isolate Mischka breed German Shepherd chromosome 31, alternate assembly UU_Cfam_GSD_1.0, whole genome shotgun sequence contains:
- the MAP3K7CL gene encoding MAP3K7 C-terminal-like protein isoform X3, with protein sequence MQVFKQHCQIAEEYNEVKKEIALLEERKKELIAKLDQAEREKVDAAQLAREFEALMEENRTLKLAQSQCVEQLEKLRIQYQKRQGSS